One Paenibacillus sp. FSL W8-0186 genomic window carries:
- a CDS encoding phosphate/phosphite/phosphonate ABC transporter substrate-binding protein, translated as MKKITRFILPLFMSVAFLSGCGSNAAVSNPGTDAAANASADQQNQAENAPKVEGYVPETLTVQFVPSQNADTLEAKAKPLEKLLSDRLGIPVKVSVSTDYNTIIEAMASKKVDVGFLPPTAYVLAKEKGAADVILQAQRYGVQDDTGAPTEELVDFYKAMIIVKKDSPLQSVSDLKGKRIAYQNVTSSAGFVWPAGKLMESGLDPLKDVQAITVKGHDQGVLAVLNGDVDAAAIFQDARNVVKGDYPTVFEDTRVLAFTEPIPNDTVSIRTDMNAEWSEKIANAFIDIGKDEAGRAIIQEIYSHEGYVKSEDSTFDIVREYGEKVKTE; from the coding sequence TTGAAGAAGATCACCCGATTTATTCTGCCTTTATTTATGTCCGTCGCCTTCCTTAGCGGCTGCGGCAGCAATGCTGCTGTCAGCAATCCCGGAACAGATGCTGCGGCGAACGCATCCGCCGATCAGCAGAACCAGGCTGAGAACGCGCCGAAGGTCGAAGGTTATGTACCGGAGACGCTAACCGTGCAATTCGTTCCATCCCAGAATGCCGATACCCTTGAAGCTAAAGCGAAGCCGCTGGAAAAGCTGCTGAGCGACCGCCTTGGCATTCCTGTCAAAGTCAGCGTATCGACCGATTACAATACCATTATTGAAGCGATGGCTTCCAAGAAAGTCGATGTCGGCTTCCTTCCGCCAACCGCTTATGTTCTCGCTAAAGAGAAAGGCGCAGCCGATGTCATTCTGCAAGCCCAGCGTTATGGGGTACAGGATGATACGGGCGCTCCGACTGAGGAGCTCGTCGACTTCTATAAAGCCATGATTATCGTCAAGAAAGATTCCCCGCTCCAGTCCGTAAGCGATTTGAAAGGCAAGCGCATCGCCTATCAGAACGTCACATCCTCCGCGGGCTTCGTATGGCCTGCCGGCAAGCTGATGGAATCGGGGCTCGATCCGCTTAAAGACGTGCAAGCCATTACGGTTAAAGGACATGACCAGGGCGTGCTCGCCGTATTGAACGGAGATGTTGATGCCGCAGCGATTTTCCAGGATGCCAGAAATGTCGTAAAGGGCGACTATCCAACGGTATTTGAGGATACACGGGTGCTGGCGTTCACCGAGCCGATTCCGAACGATACGGTTTCCATCCGCACGGACATGAACGCAGAGTGGAGCGAGAAAATCGCCAACGCCTTCATCGATATCGGCAAGGATGAAGCAGGACGCGCGATCATTCAGGAAATATACTCGCATGAGGGTTATGTGAAATCGGAAGACAGCACCTTCGATATCGTGCGTGAATACGGGGAGAAAGTGAAGACAGAGTAA
- the phnC gene encoding phosphonate ABC transporter ATP-binding protein gives MIELTNVSKTYPNGTKGLNQISLSISQGEFVVIVGLSGAGKSTLLRAMNRLHDITEGDIRIGGKSITNASGQQLRSIRRDIGMIFQSFNLVKRSTVLRNVMAGRVGYHSTLRTILGLFPKEDTDIAFEALSRVNIAEKAYVRADQLSGGQQQRVAIARVLAQEAKIILADEPVASLDPLTTKQVMDDLKRINQELGITTIVNLHFIDLARTYATRIIGLRAGEVVFDGPVSEATDEVFASIYGRPIQQDELLEERVV, from the coding sequence GTGATAGAGCTTACAAATGTATCCAAGACTTATCCCAACGGAACAAAGGGTCTAAACCAGATTAGCCTGTCCATTTCCCAAGGCGAGTTTGTCGTCATCGTCGGACTGTCGGGGGCAGGCAAATCAACGCTGCTGCGCGCGATGAACCGGCTGCATGACATTACCGAGGGGGACATCCGCATCGGCGGCAAGTCGATTACGAACGCATCGGGGCAGCAGCTTCGCAGCATTCGCCGCGATATCGGGATGATTTTTCAAAGCTTCAATCTGGTTAAACGCTCTACCGTCCTGCGCAACGTGATGGCCGGACGGGTCGGCTACCACTCTACGCTGCGGACCATCCTGGGTTTATTCCCGAAGGAGGACACCGATATCGCCTTTGAGGCGCTTAGCCGGGTCAACATCGCCGAGAAAGCCTACGTTCGGGCCGACCAGCTGTCCGGCGGACAGCAGCAGAGGGTTGCTATTGCCCGCGTGCTCGCCCAGGAAGCCAAGATTATCCTCGCTGATGAGCCGGTCGCCTCTCTTGATCCATTGACGACGAAGCAGGTTATGGACGATTTAAAAAGAATCAACCAGGAGCTCGGCATTACGACGATCGTCAATCTGCATTTCATCGATTTGGCCAGAACCTACGCCACTCGGATCATCGGGCTCAGAGCGGGAGAGGTCGTTTTTGACGGCCCTGTGTCCGAGGCAACGGACGAGGTCTTCGCCTCCATTTATGGACGGCCGATTCAACAGGATGAATTGCTGGAGGAGCGGGTCGTATGA
- the phnE gene encoding phosphonate ABC transporter, permease protein PhnE produces MNAKPSVPIHTRPKAPSRLKHVLTTVIILLLLWGSAVQTESTLSELVAGLPNMLDLLREMFPPKWSYFSHITEAMLETIRMALVGTTLGAIGAIPVALLCASNLVKSRWVYYPVRFLLNLVRTIPDLLLAALFVAIFGLGPLPGIFALAVFSMGLIAKLTYEALETIDNGPLEAMTSVGANTLQRIAYGVIPQIQAHFASYVLYTFEINVRAAAILGLVGAGGIGHYYEVTLGFLEYDKTSVIIIFTLAIVLVIDYVSMKLREKLL; encoded by the coding sequence ATGAACGCCAAGCCAAGCGTTCCTATCCACACCCGCCCGAAAGCCCCTAGCCGGTTAAAGCATGTGCTGACGACGGTTATTATCCTGCTTCTTCTCTGGGGAAGCGCAGTGCAAACAGAATCGACGCTCAGCGAGCTTGTAGCTGGCCTGCCCAATATGCTTGATCTGCTGCGGGAAATGTTTCCGCCGAAATGGAGCTATTTCAGCCATATTACCGAGGCCATGCTCGAGACAATTCGCATGGCCCTCGTAGGGACGACGCTCGGAGCGATCGGCGCTATTCCCGTCGCCCTGCTGTGCGCCAGCAATTTGGTCAAATCCCGCTGGGTTTATTATCCGGTGCGGTTCCTCCTTAATCTCGTGCGTACGATCCCGGATTTGCTGCTGGCCGCCCTGTTCGTCGCCATATTCGGGCTCGGTCCGCTGCCGGGCATATTTGCCCTGGCGGTGTTCTCGATGGGGCTCATCGCCAAGCTGACCTATGAAGCGCTGGAGACGATCGATAACGGCCCGCTGGAGGCGATGACCTCTGTCGGCGCGAACACCCTGCAGCGAATCGCTTATGGCGTCATTCCGCAAATTCAGGCGCATTTCGCTTCTTACGTGCTTTATACCTTCGAGATTAATGTGCGGGCGGCGGCTATTCTCGGCCTTGTCGGCGCCGGGGGCATCGGGCACTATTACGAAGTGACTTTAGGTTTTCTGGAATATGACAAGACCAGTGTCATCATTATTTTTACATTAGCTATCGTGCTTGTGATCGACTATGTGAGTATGAAGCTTCGGGAGAAACTGCTATGA
- the phnE gene encoding phosphonate ABC transporter, permease protein PhnE, whose amino-acid sequence MTKPGNEIRRKPKKRAYRWLIYAALAIIYIWAFAGIPYTGIKETAGQITKAIIAGIFSPDWDYVYLPDGEDLLRGLLDTLAISMLGTFMSTVICIPFAFWAATNMSSSRWVSGSGKMILSFIRTFPEIIMAILFIKAVGPGSFAGVLALGLHSVGMLGKLFADEVESLDKGPVEALIASGASRLQIMWFAVIPQVLPGFLSYTLYRFEINVRSATILGIIGAGGIGTPLIFALSSRNWERVGIILLGIVVMITIIDMISGSIRKKLV is encoded by the coding sequence ATGACAAAACCAGGAAACGAAATCAGGCGCAAGCCGAAGAAACGAGCCTATCGGTGGCTCATTTACGCCGCGCTCGCCATTATTTATATATGGGCATTCGCCGGCATCCCTTATACCGGCATCAAAGAAACGGCCGGGCAGATTACGAAGGCGATCATAGCCGGGATCTTCTCGCCGGATTGGGATTACGTGTATTTGCCCGACGGTGAAGATTTGCTGCGAGGGCTGCTGGATACGCTGGCCATTTCCATGCTCGGCACCTTTATGTCGACGGTCATTTGCATTCCTTTTGCCTTCTGGGCAGCCACCAATATGAGCTCATCCCGATGGGTATCCGGCTCCGGAAAAATGATACTGAGCTTCATCCGTACTTTTCCAGAGATTATTATGGCCATCCTGTTCATCAAGGCGGTCGGCCCGGGCTCTTTCGCCGGGGTACTGGCGCTTGGACTGCATTCCGTAGGCATGCTGGGCAAGCTGTTTGCCGACGAGGTCGAAAGTTTGGACAAAGGCCCCGTTGAAGCCTTGATCGCTTCGGGAGCGAGCCGCCTGCAAATCATGTGGTTCGCCGTGATCCCTCAGGTGCTGCCAGGTTTTCTGTCTTATACCTTATACCGATTTGAAATTAACGTCCGTTCCGCCACCATTCTCGGGATCATTGGAGCGGGCGGAATCGGAACCCCGCTCATTTTTGCCCTAAGCTCGCGAAACTGGGAGAGGGTCGGCATTATTCTGCTTGGCATCGTCGTCATGATTACAATCATCGACATGATTTCTGGTTCGATCCGCAAAAAGCTGGTATAA
- a CDS encoding copper amine oxidase N-terminal domain-containing protein produces the protein MMNTTLRTSLAMLALSTAILASGAAAAEPAASQPSASANIAPIVSSPQASAIAIEIDGTLLPGAAYQAHGGEATMLPLRAVAEQLGYAVKWSQADHSAIISKDDMSAAVTAGAKEYGVNGSSASLPAAPELTEGQLHVPSAFVENALHATVAISAGSVSITTQAQQPEQPVQQQTAQTTGVITAIQDDGKYASVHIQGVWPDGLVLKVSEDTVYQRADGTKLEWPDLRLGMTVKAEHSLAMTLSLPPQTGAYTLTVLDAELPGDLLGTAGTIEEIRTDERGHASYLVKGQGLTDLSQNDIVLRLSDDTAIVDKEGKPVEPGSIEQGTKVIGFYQPVMTKSLPAISQAVKIVVETELPQQP, from the coding sequence ATGATGAATACTACTTTGAGAACTTCGCTGGCCATGCTGGCTTTGTCCACGGCGATCTTAGCTTCTGGCGCTGCAGCGGCAGAGCCGGCAGCCAGCCAGCCATCGGCCTCAGCAAATATCGCGCCGATCGTTTCCTCGCCGCAGGCATCAGCTATCGCTATTGAAATCGACGGAACGCTTCTGCCTGGGGCGGCCTACCAAGCGCATGGCGGGGAAGCCACAATGCTGCCGCTCCGCGCTGTTGCGGAGCAGCTGGGTTATGCCGTGAAATGGAGTCAAGCGGATCATTCCGCCATCATAAGCAAGGACGATATGAGCGCAGCTGTTACGGCTGGAGCCAAGGAATATGGGGTTAACGGGAGCAGCGCCTCTCTTCCAGCCGCTCCTGAGTTAACGGAGGGTCAACTGCATGTGCCGTCCGCCTTTGTCGAGAATGCACTGCATGCCACCGTAGCGATCAGCGCCGGTTCCGTCTCTATTACAACGCAGGCGCAGCAGCCAGAGCAGCCGGTACAGCAGCAAACCGCCCAAACCACCGGCGTTATTACCGCCATTCAGGATGACGGGAAATACGCCTCGGTTCATATCCAGGGAGTCTGGCCTGACGGGCTTGTTCTGAAAGTCAGCGAGGACACCGTATATCAACGCGCTGACGGAACGAAGCTGGAGTGGCCGGATCTGCGGCTCGGGATGACCGTGAAGGCGGAGCATTCGCTAGCCATGACCCTCAGCCTACCGCCTCAGACGGGAGCCTACACCCTCACCGTACTAGATGCCGAATTGCCCGGCGACCTGCTCGGAACCGCAGGGACGATCGAGGAAATCCGCACGGATGAGCGAGGGCATGCCAGTTATCTGGTCAAGGGCCAAGGGTTGACCGACCTGTCCCAGAATGACATCGTTCTTCGGCTCAGCGACGATACGGCTATCGTGGATAAAGAGGGCAAGCCTGTAGAGCCGGGTTCCATCGAGCAAGGAACTAAGGTCATCGGGTTTTATCAGCCCGTCATGACGAAAAGCCTGCCCGCGATCAGCCAAGCAGTTAAAATTGTAGTAGAAACCGAGCTGCCGCAGCAGCCATAA
- a CDS encoding catalase, whose translation MDEQHKSGGNRKQEQLEQFRVNDEGQKMTTNQGLRVSEDEFSLKAGERGPTLMEDFHFREKMTHFDHERIPERVVHARGFAAHGEFELYTSMKPYTKAKFLQEPGTVTPVFVRFSTVAGSRGSAETVRDARGFATKFYTEEGNYDLVGNNIPVFFIQDAIKFPDLIHALKPEPHHEMPQAATAHDTFWDFVANNQESAHMIMWAMSDRAIPRSFRMMEGFGVNTFRFVNEQGKAHFVKFHWKPVLGTHSLVWDEAQKIAGKDPDFHRRDLWESIEQGNYPEYELGVQLLPEEDEFKFDFDILDATKLWPEEDIPVQLIGKMTLNRNVDNVFAETEQVAFHPGHVVPGIDFTNDPLLQGRLFSYTDTQLIRLGGPNFHELPINRPVCPFHNNQRDGYGRQTINVGQVSYHNNSLAGNTPSPAAEAEGGYVHYQEKVEGRKIRARSESFKDHFSQATLFWNSMSLAEKQHIIDAFSFELGKVKSKSVRQQVVDMFGNVSLKLAVPVAEAIGVIPPSGAGSQSSKSSPALSQENTVKSPRTRKAGVIVGTGFDGAEAKSVLNALIAEGVQAEFISDKLGVLHGSENTECEVVHTFLTADSVLFDAVYALGGELASADSDRKAAFFIQEAYSHYKPIGAAAGGMKWLEPQMVNSPGVVTGVSGSNFAASFIEAIAAHRHWDRA comes from the coding sequence ATGGATGAGCAGCACAAATCAGGCGGCAATCGCAAGCAGGAGCAGTTGGAGCAGTTTCGCGTGAATGATGAAGGCCAGAAGATGACGACGAACCAGGGCCTGCGCGTCTCGGAGGACGAATTCTCCCTTAAGGCAGGGGAGAGGGGCCCGACACTGATGGAGGATTTTCATTTCCGGGAGAAAATGACGCATTTCGACCATGAACGCATCCCGGAGCGCGTCGTTCACGCACGGGGATTCGCGGCTCATGGGGAGTTTGAGCTATATACATCCATGAAGCCGTACACAAAAGCCAAATTTCTGCAGGAGCCCGGGACTGTAACTCCCGTGTTCGTCCGCTTCTCTACGGTTGCAGGTTCCCGCGGCTCGGCGGAGACGGTGCGTGACGCACGGGGGTTTGCGACGAAGTTCTATACCGAGGAAGGCAACTATGATCTGGTCGGCAACAATATTCCCGTATTCTTCATCCAGGATGCTATCAAATTTCCGGATTTGATACACGCGCTGAAGCCCGAGCCGCATCATGAGATGCCTCAGGCGGCCACGGCTCATGATACATTCTGGGATTTCGTGGCGAACAACCAGGAATCCGCGCATATGATCATGTGGGCGATGTCGGACCGCGCCATCCCGCGCAGCTTCCGGATGATGGAGGGCTTCGGGGTGAATACCTTCCGGTTCGTTAACGAACAGGGGAAGGCCCACTTTGTGAAGTTCCATTGGAAGCCTGTGCTGGGGACGCATTCGCTCGTCTGGGACGAGGCGCAGAAGATTGCGGGGAAAGACCCGGACTTTCATCGCCGGGACCTATGGGAGTCGATTGAACAGGGTAATTATCCGGAGTATGAGCTGGGCGTTCAGCTTCTCCCGGAGGAAGACGAGTTCAAATTCGATTTCGATATTCTCGATGCAACCAAGCTGTGGCCAGAAGAGGACATCCCTGTACAACTGATCGGAAAAATGACGCTGAATCGAAACGTGGACAACGTATTTGCGGAGACGGAGCAGGTGGCTTTCCACCCGGGGCATGTCGTGCCAGGGATCGATTTCACCAATGACCCGCTGCTGCAGGGCCGCTTGTTCTCCTATACGGATACGCAACTGATCCGGCTTGGGGGACCGAACTTTCATGAGCTGCCGATTAACCGGCCGGTGTGCCCGTTCCACAACAATCAGCGGGACGGCTATGGGCGCCAGACGATTAATGTAGGCCAGGTCAGTTATCATAATAACTCGTTGGCCGGGAATACGCCGTCGCCTGCGGCGGAGGCGGAAGGCGGCTACGTTCATTATCAGGAAAAGGTCGAGGGCCGCAAAATCCGTGCTCGGAGCGAGAGTTTCAAGGATCACTTCTCCCAGGCGACGCTCTTCTGGAACAGTATGAGCCTGGCGGAGAAGCAGCACATCATCGACGCCTTTTCGTTCGAGCTCGGCAAGGTCAAGAGCAAGTCGGTACGCCAGCAGGTGGTCGACATGTTCGGCAATGTCAGCCTGAAGCTGGCTGTTCCGGTCGCCGAGGCGATTGGGGTTATACCTCCCTCGGGAGCGGGTTCGCAGTCCAGCAAATCATCCCCGGCGCTGAGCCAGGAGAACACGGTGAAGTCGCCGAGGACCCGCAAGGCTGGTGTGATCGTAGGTACGGGTTTTGACGGAGCCGAGGCGAAATCGGTGCTGAATGCGCTGATCGCCGAAGGGGTTCAGGCTGAATTCATTAGCGACAAGCTTGGCGTGCTCCACGGATCGGAGAATACGGAATGCGAGGTCGTTCATACGTTCCTGACCGCTGACTCCGTCTTGTTTGATGCGGTTTACGCACTTGGCGGAGAGCTCGCTTCTGCTGACTCGGACCGGAAGGCGGCTTTCTTTATTCAGGAGGCTTACTCGCATTATAAGCCGATTGGGGCAGCCGCGGGCGGCATGAAGTGGCTGGAGCCGCAAATGGTGAACAGCCCGGGTGTCGTTACGGGGGTGAGCGGCAGCAATTTTGCAGCGAGCTTCATTGAGGCCATCGCGGCTCATCGCCACTGGGATCGCGCCTGA
- a CDS encoding PadR family transcriptional regulator, with protein sequence MTDIQEVVNGLLQELRRGTIIIGVLSQLSEPQYGYSLVMILEEKGMSIDPGTLYPLLRRLEKQGLLDSEWDTTESRPRKYYRRSEFGTEVYRQLCTEWKELNRSVEGLLDLN encoded by the coding sequence ATGACTGACATTCAAGAGGTCGTGAATGGATTACTGCAGGAGCTGCGGAGGGGAACGATCATTATTGGCGTGCTCAGCCAGCTGTCAGAGCCCCAGTACGGATATTCGCTGGTGATGATCTTGGAAGAGAAGGGTATGTCTATTGACCCCGGCACGCTGTATCCCTTGCTAAGAAGACTGGAGAAGCAGGGGCTGCTGGACAGCGAGTGGGATACGACGGAGAGTCGGCCGCGGAAATATTACCGGCGGAGCGAATTCGGAACCGAGGTGTACCGGCAGCTATGCACGGAATGGAAGGAATTGAACCGAAGTGTGGAAGGTTTGCTGGACTTGAATTGA
- a CDS encoding sigma-70 family RNA polymerase sigma factor, with product MQPLQNEDARSVRTGMDIDALYRNYRTYAFSIAYRMLGVVSDAEDVVQDWFAEMQSKDMTEIRDVKAYLAKGITNRSLNVLRSARKQREVYVGEWLPEPLVSDYDSPERTLERQDVISYAYLVMLERLTPMERAVYLLREVFQYDYPAISEMLGKSESNCRKICSRAKKSLNSEEIRIDDHPTLDQGNKRKLIERFIAAFERYQMEELLELLSEDAAMITDGGGYTRSAIFPITSRRRVLALLTSPKAFKELRRWEAVLTEVNGEINLVFTLEGQLKGILCFQWASGSNRIQNLFLLLNPYKLNHVQPALHE from the coding sequence GTGCAGCCATTGCAGAATGAGGATGCTCGTTCCGTGCGAACCGGGATGGACATCGATGCATTGTACCGGAATTATCGGACATATGCTTTTTCCATCGCCTATCGGATGCTGGGCGTTGTATCTGACGCCGAGGATGTGGTTCAGGACTGGTTTGCGGAGATGCAATCCAAGGATATGACTGAAATTCGAGATGTCAAAGCCTATTTGGCAAAAGGAATTACGAATCGCAGCCTGAACGTATTGAGGTCAGCACGGAAGCAAAGGGAAGTATATGTCGGAGAATGGCTTCCGGAGCCGCTCGTCTCTGACTACGATTCTCCCGAGCGGACACTGGAGCGGCAGGACGTCATTTCCTATGCCTATCTGGTCATGCTCGAGCGCCTTACCCCGATGGAGCGGGCGGTCTACCTGCTTCGGGAAGTATTTCAGTACGACTATCCTGCGATTTCAGAGATGCTGGGCAAATCGGAGAGCAATTGCCGCAAAATATGCAGCCGGGCGAAGAAGAGCCTCAATTCAGAGGAAATAAGGATTGACGATCATCCTACCCTGGATCAGGGGAACAAAAGAAAGCTGATCGAGCGGTTTATTGCCGCTTTCGAGCGATACCAGATGGAGGAGCTGCTGGAGCTGCTCTCTGAAGACGCGGCAATGATCACCGACGGGGGCGGCTACACTCGTTCCGCTATTTTTCCGATTACAAGCCGGAGGCGTGTGCTGGCTTTGTTGACTTCGCCGAAAGCATTTAAGGAATTGCGCAGGTGGGAAGCTGTGTTGACAGAGGTGAACGGAGAGATAAACCTTGTCTTTACGTTAGAAGGCCAATTGAAGGGCATATTATGCTTCCAATGGGCAAGCGGATCGAACCGCATCCAAAATTTATTTTTGCTGCTTAATCCCTATAAATTGAATCATGTCCAGCCTGCCTTGCATGAGTAA
- a CDS encoding carboxymuconolactone decarboxylase family protein, whose translation MSLRLNFQKANPAAYQAMSTLEKYTRESSVDPVTNELIKLRASQINGCAYCLDMHAKDLMAMGSHADRILLLSVWREVPHLFTDQERAALELTECVTNISVEGVPQPVYEKVRQYFTESEYVDLLIAINTINSWNRLAISSGLFPGCFKS comes from the coding sequence ATGAGTCTAAGGTTGAATTTTCAGAAGGCTAACCCGGCAGCGTATCAAGCGATGTCCACACTGGAGAAATACACCAGGGAGAGCAGTGTAGATCCCGTTACGAATGAGCTGATCAAGCTTCGCGCGTCTCAAATCAATGGATGCGCCTACTGCCTGGATATGCATGCTAAGGATTTGATGGCGATGGGGAGTCATGCCGACCGGATTTTGCTGCTCAGCGTATGGCGGGAAGTTCCGCATCTGTTCACGGATCAGGAGCGGGCCGCTCTGGAGCTGACGGAATGCGTGACGAATATTTCGGTTGAAGGAGTGCCGCAGCCGGTCTATGAGAAGGTGAGGCAGTATTTTACCGAGAGTGAGTACGTAGATTTATTGATTGCCATAAATACGATTAACAGCTGGAATCGCCTAGCCATCTCATCAGGGCTTTTCCCTGGCTGCTTCAAGTCATAA
- a CDS encoding DUF423 domain-containing protein, giving the protein MTTLLLFGAVMMFLAVALGAFGAHALKKKLSEDMMKIFQTGIQYHIAHALGLLLLGLISAQTESASLIVLAGWFLFAGIILFSGSLYALSLTGIRKLGAITPLGGVAFLIGWVITAIAVI; this is encoded by the coding sequence ATGACGACATTATTGCTGTTCGGAGCAGTCATGATGTTCCTAGCCGTTGCTTTAGGGGCGTTCGGAGCCCATGCATTAAAGAAGAAGCTGTCCGAGGATATGATGAAAATTTTTCAAACCGGGATCCAGTACCACATCGCTCATGCGCTCGGCTTGCTGCTGTTAGGCCTGATTTCTGCGCAGACCGAATCGGCGTCACTGATTGTGCTGGCTGGCTGGTTCCTGTTCGCGGGCATCATCCTGTTCTCAGGCAGCTTGTACGCGCTGAGCCTGACAGGCATCCGAAAGCTAGGAGCGATTACGCCGCTGGGCGGCGTGGCCTTCCTGATCGGCTGGGTAATTACGGCGATCGCGGTAATTTAA
- a CDS encoding ECF transporter S component, whose protein sequence is MGKIKRFVYAGCIIAVIVLLAAVLWFEEYYLPLSFLVIGLAIIPFFIRFERKRLRTEEILLVAMLGAIAAVSRVPFAPLPSVQPTSFVIIMAALAFGAETGFLVGSIAAVVSNIFLGQGPWTPWQMFCWGMIGFTAGLLKDSLWMKRMWGRNLFGFLWGFLFGWIMNLWFLIGFYDQLSWPVFVSAYVASFYFDLAHALSNVFFLTLFSGVWMRILTRVKSKYGLLNPEDTPVKLPRSP, encoded by the coding sequence ATGGGAAAAATAAAACGTTTTGTCTATGCCGGCTGCATCATTGCAGTGATTGTTCTGCTGGCTGCCGTGTTATGGTTCGAGGAGTATTATCTCCCGCTTAGCTTCCTGGTTATCGGGCTGGCGATCATTCCCTTTTTTATCCGCTTCGAGAGAAAAAGGCTGCGGACGGAGGAGATCCTGCTTGTCGCAATGCTGGGGGCGATCGCGGCCGTGAGCCGCGTGCCATTTGCGCCGCTCCCCAGTGTGCAGCCGACGTCCTTTGTCATTATTATGGCGGCGCTCGCCTTTGGAGCCGAGACGGGGTTTCTGGTGGGCAGCATCGCCGCCGTCGTATCGAACATATTCCTGGGTCAAGGGCCGTGGACACCGTGGCAGATGTTCTGCTGGGGAATGATCGGGTTCACGGCAGGACTGCTTAAGGACTCGTTATGGATGAAACGGATGTGGGGCAGAAATCTCTTCGGCTTCCTCTGGGGATTTCTGTTCGGCTGGATCATGAATTTATGGTTCCTGATCGGCTTCTATGATCAATTGTCCTGGCCGGTATTCGTGTCGGCTTATGTCGCCAGCTTCTACTTCGATTTGGCCCACGCGTTGTCGAATGTTTTCTTTCTTACGCTATTCTCCGGAGTATGGATGCGAATCCTTACCCGGGTTAAGTCGAAGTATGGCTTGCTGAACCCGGAGGACACGCCGGTTAAATTACCGCGATCGCCGTAA